One window of Papaver somniferum cultivar HN1 chromosome 9, ASM357369v1, whole genome shotgun sequence genomic DNA carries:
- the LOC113308397 gene encoding uncharacterized protein LOC113308397 isoform X2, translated as MFAIRLLQKAKNQHHNNNQVYFQTSIRIQPRPMMQRKHCCIIVYLAALRNNRGDHNVEGLLISPKQLRCKNLEVWDLELFKVGVQYNCFPCDNKFWMSPLTQVYQL; from the exons ATGTTTGCTATTCGTCTCTTGCAGAAAGCAAAGAATCAGCATCATAACAATAATCAG gtttattttcaaACTTCAATTCGTATACAACCGCGACCTATGATGCAGAGAAAACATTGTTGCATAATTGTTTATCTAGCTGCTCTGCGAAATAACAGAGG GGATCACAATGTGGAAGGCCTTCTCATATCTCCAAAGCAGTTGCGGTGCAAAAATTTGGAG GTTTGGGATCTGGAACTCTTTAAAGTGGGAGTGCAATATAACTGCTTTCCTTGTGATAACAAATTTTGGATGTCTCCTCTAACACAAGTTTATCAACTCTAA
- the LOC113308397 gene encoding uncharacterized protein LOC113308397 isoform X1, translated as MFAIRLLQKAKNQHHNNNQVYFQTSIRIQPRPMMQRKHCCIIVYLAALRNNRGDHNVEGLLISPKQLRCKNLESAMKHIHIHMICVTLFSDSSHANVWILNLKKSLVIIHLKYVCYTLVVLIDP; from the exons ATGTTTGCTATTCGTCTCTTGCAGAAAGCAAAGAATCAGCATCATAACAATAATCAG gtttattttcaaACTTCAATTCGTATACAACCGCGACCTATGATGCAGAGAAAACATTGTTGCATAATTGTTTATCTAGCTGCTCTGCGAAATAACAGAGG GGATCACAATGTGGAAGGCCTTCTCATATCTCCAAAGCAGTTGCGGTGCAAAAATTTGGAG TCAGCTATGAAGCATATACACATACATATGATCTGTGTGACCCTGTTTTCTGATTCATCTCATGCGAATGTGTGGATCTTGAACCTAAAAAAATCTTTGGTGATTATTCATCTCAAGTATGTCTGTTATACATTAGTCGTGTTAATCGACCCTTAA